From a single Salmo salar chromosome ssa22, Ssal_v3.1, whole genome shotgun sequence genomic region:
- the ptpdc1a gene encoding protein tyrosine phosphatase domain-containing protein 1 isoform X1, with the protein MAAGVSLLTDVPYSSSGDLNTGSSMNTVSTRVPTAKYTKVGETLRHVIPGHMQCSMACGGRACKYENPARWSDKEQAVKGLYSSWITDNLLAMARPSTEILEKYNIIEQFTRCGLRTVINLQRPGEHASCGNPLEHDSGFTYRPEMFMEAGIYFYNFGWKDYGVASLTTILDMVKVMSFAIQEGKMAVHCHAGLGRTGVLLACYLVFTSRMSADQAILFVRAKRPNSIQTRGQLLCVREFAQFLVPLRNVFSCAEPRANAVTLSQYLTRQRHLLHGYEARQMKNVPKIVQLVCKVLLDIAANRQVVVEEEVLEVPDLTAEVEKTVSQQAIQLLGKEMRGKGIPVPSAHLAGPRPETALSQPCPRPETALTQPCPRPETALTQPCPRPETALTQPCPRPETALTHTLHMERPLTPNLALLHEPSLLLEPPLSPALAHDPVLSNDQELDRLWQRQNRVAASLLKPLQPGKRLLSYSDSALYKLDPRRDPDQEQNQVWNIPCCNPLTQHHLATAWEPPASLSLPPQHHPFSMGEQTRDERRGGQDRSSKERDHQTQKNMSPLFQRRKQLCEGQRSLSFGFGGSLSKPSGEELSEGRPWRGDMPVMSLTRGEESVCGVDRAGDREEKERGKDGEDPVVVLYADLSLEARRLLVARALALGLNDEDLHYKVSVWQTELNSREGAWERLSLERDPMVLAGLMWSWLEQLKEPIISSQDVQALGQKNYNSQHALNSLEKGHRLTLLCILDCAAHLLALPDKEEADFLNHTIKVFTKISSESDHVLYVLSTRSPQRVTMFYMSYPPDPLRYHVLYVLSTRSPQIPCSICLIHQISSDTMFYMSYPPDLLRYHVLYVLSTRYHVLYVLSTRSPQ; encoded by the exons gataACTGACAACTTGCTGGCGATGGCAAGGCCTTCTACTGAAATACTTGAGAAATACAATATCATTGAGCAGTTTACAAG GTGTGGCCTTCGTACGGTGATCAACCTGCAGCGTCCCGGGGAACACGCCAGCTGTGGTAACCCTCTGGAACATGACTCTGGATTCACCTACAGACCTGAGATGTTCATGGAGGCTGGCA TTTATTTCTATAACTTTGGCTGGAAGGACTACGGCGTGGCATCCCTGACTACTATACTGGACATGGTAAAGGTGATGTCGTTCGCCATCCAGGAGGGAAAGATGGCCGTGCACTGTCACGCCGGCCTCGGGAGGACAG gTGTGTTACTGGCGTGTTATCTGGTCTTCACCTCTCGTATGAGTGCGGACCAGGCCATCCTGTTTGTCAGAGCCAAGCGGCCCAACTCCATCCAGACCCGAGGCCAGCTGCTGTGTGTCCGGGAGTTCGCCCAGTTCCTGGTTCCGTTGAGGAACGTGTTCTCCTGCGCAGAACCCCGGGCCAACGCCGTTACGCTGTCCCAGTACCTGACTCGCCAACGCCACCTTCTGCACGGGTACGAGGCGAGGCAGATGAAGAACGTGCCAAAGATCGTCCAGCTGGTCTGCAAGGTCCTCCTGGACATCGCTGCCAATAGACAG gtggtggtggaggaggaggtgttggagGTCCCAGACCTGACAGCGGAGGTGGAGAAGACAGTGTCCCAGCAGGCCATTCAGCTGCTGGGGAAGGAGATGAGAGGGAAGGGCATCCCTGTGCCTTCAGCCCACCTGGCTGGTCCCCGCCCTGAGACAGCCCTAAGCCAGCCTTGTCCACGCCCTGAGACAGCCCTAACCCAGCCTTGTCCACGCCCTGAGACAGCCCTAACCCAGCCTTGTCCACGCCCTGAGACAGCCCTAACCCAGCCTTGTCCACGCCCTGAGACAGCCCTAACCCACACACTACACATGGAACGACCTCTCACTCCAAACCTAGCACTACTCCATGAACCATCGTTACTCTTAGAGCCCCCTCTCAGCCCCGCCCTGGCCCACGACCCAGTTCTGTCCAATGACCAGGAGCTGGACCGTCTGTGGCAGCGGCAGAACAGGGTGGCAGCCTCCCTCCTGAAGCCTCTGCAGCCGGGGAAACGCTTGCTGAGCTACAGTGACTCAGCCCTGTATAAGCTAGATCCCAGGCGAGACCCAGACCAGGAGCAGAACCAGGTCTGGAACATCCCTTGCTGCAATCCTCTGACCCAACACCATTTAGCCACAGCCTGGGAGCCCCCCGCATCCCTTAGCCTCCCTCCACAGCACCACCCCTTCTCCATGGGAGAGCAGACAAGGGACGAGAGGcgaggaggacaggacaggagttcCAAGGAGAGGGATCACCAAACTCAGAAGAACATGTCTCCTCTCTTCCAGAGACGGAAGCAGCTCTGTGAGGGCCAGCGAAGTCTGTCCTTTGGGTTTGGGGGTAGTCTGTCTAAACCCTCAGGAGAAGAGCTGTCAGAGGGGAGGCCGTGGAGAGGAGATATGCCTGTGATGAGCCTTACAAGAGGAGAGGAGTCTGTGTGTGGGGTAGACAGggctggagacagagaggaaaaagagagggggaaggacgGAGAGGACCCTGTCGTCGTCCTGTATGCTGATCTGTCCCTGGAAGCCAGACGTCTGCTGGTGGCCAGAGCTCTGGCTTTGGGCCTGAATGATGAAGATCTCCACTACAAGGTCTCAGTGTGGCAG ACAGAGCTGAACTCCAGAGAAGGGGCCTGGGAGAGGCTGAGTCTAGAGAGAGACCCTATGGTGCTGGCTGGACTCATGTGGTCCTGGCTGGAGCAGCTCAAAGAGCCAATCATCTCCTCTCAGGATGTCCAGGCCCTGGGCCagaaaaactacaactcccagcatgcactcaaCTCTCTGGAGAAG GGCCACAGACTGACCCTGCTCTGCATCCTGGACTGTGCTGCTCATCTGCTGGCCTTACCTGACAAGGAGGAAGCTGACTTCCTCAATCACACCATCAAGGTCTTCACTAAG ATCTCCTCAGAGAGTGACCATGTTCTATATGTCTTATCCACCAGATCCCCTCAGAGAGTGACCATGTTCTATATGTCTTATCCACCAGATCCCCTCAGATACCATGTTCTATATGTCTTATCCACCAGATCCCCTCAGATACCATGTTCTATATGTCTTATCCACCAGATCTCCTCAGATACCATGTTCTATATGTCTTATCCACCAGATCTCCTCAGATACCATGTTCTATATGTCTTATCCACCAGATACCATGTTCTATATGTCTTATCCACCAGATCCCCTCAGTGA